Proteins co-encoded in one Nicotiana sylvestris chromosome 7, ASM39365v2, whole genome shotgun sequence genomic window:
- the LOC104224087 gene encoding uncharacterized protein — protein MTCEENADGKLSEKKMEEEDTLRTVECLRGRLQAERVASRNAKEEAEIMGTKLIELENKLKEETKSRDNAEKKLKFLIKKLESKNISYVSDESENSSFLKSEISSLTSTACSSAKQSEDRECQESVGSTKSSYENLNCSELIQKRISEEKSDNLEKDGSQMSTSSQDNENLSAKEHSAKSSEFEFSKTDPNRLKSSVEEEDKNGGNEVDFQEDNVDNSLALVPMDLPKTKQTIDPIVLDATVREVLDALRHAKEKLQTQMQRGQMIKAS, from the exons ATGACATGtgaagaaaatgcagatggaaaATTGAG tgagaagaaaatggaagaagaagataCTTTGAGAACAGTGGAATGTCTAAGAGGAAGATTACAAGCTGAAAGAGTGGCTTCAAGAAACGCAAAAGAAGAGGCAGAGATTATGGGAACCAAG CTGATTGAGCTGGAGAATAAGTTGAAAGAAGAGACTAAATCAAGGGACAACGCAGAGAAGAAGCTGAAATTTCTGATAAAGAAGCTTGAATCCAAGAATATATCTTATGTTTCTGATGAATCAGAGAATTCAAGCTTTTTAAAGAGTGAAATTTCATCTCTAACATCCACAGCTTGCAGCAGTGCCAAACAATCAGAAGATAGGGAGTGTCAAGAATCAGTTGGGAGTACAAAATCCAGCTATGAAAATCTTAATTGTTCAGAGCTCATTCAGAAGAGAATATCTGAAGAAAAGTCAGACAATTTAGAGAAAGATGGTTCACAAATGAGTACTTCTAGCCAAGACAATGAGAATCTTTCAGCAAAAGAACATTCTGCTAAATCAAGTGAATTTGAATTCTCAAAGACAGATCCCAATAG ATTGAAATCTTCAGTTGAGGAGGAAgacaaaaatggaggaaatgaaGTGGATTTTCAAGAGGACAATGTGGACAATTCATTGGCATTAGTTCCTATGGATCTGCCAAAGACAAAGCAAACTATTGATCCAATTGTTCTTGATGCTACAGTGAGAGAAGTTCTTGATGCACTGAGGCATGCTAAAGAGAAACTTCAAACTCAAATGCAAAGAGGGCAAATGATTAAAGCTAGTTAA